CGGGATTTCATTGGCATATGAAAGACCATTTGCTGTACGTTACCGCGCCACAAGTCGATGTCATGGACCCGATGATTCAAGGACGCCGATTGCAGGTGTACCCGCTGAACTACGTCGCCGCAAAGGATGTCGAACCGATCGTTGCGGGGCTGCTTTCGCCGATCGGAAAGTCGTTTGTGACTCAGTCGAGTGATACCGAAAAGTTGCAAACGCAAGAGTTGCTGATCGTCGAAGACGGCGAGACCGGGCATTCACGCATTTCACAATACATTGCTCAAGTCGATGTCCCACCGGCACAAGTATTGGTCGAAGCGCATGTTTTGCAGATCGATCTGGATGATGAGCAGCGTCAAGGAGTCGACCTGACAGGGCTGGCTCGAGTCGCCGGAGCACGACTGACTCTCGAAGGCAACGGGTTTGCCGATAGCGAACCCGATGGGCCGTCACTGGCATTCCGAATTGATGGTAACGACGTTGACGGTTTGATTGAGGCCATCCATTCGAACACTTCATCTCGGACGTTGGCATCGCCCAAGGTCAGCGTTGTGAATCGCCAAATGGCGAAAGTCCAGATTGGGCAGCGTCTACCCTATGCGGTTGCAACAACGACACAAACCGCAACGATTCAAAATGTGCAGTTTTTGGACGTCGGGATCGTGTTGGAAGTGACGCCGGTGATCACCGAAGATCGCTATATCCTGATGACGGTCTTGCCAAAGATCTCTGGCGGACGAATTACGGAATCCGGGTTTCCTGAAGAAGACACGACGCAGGTTTCGACGACGGTGTTGATGCCCGACGGAAGTGGTTTGGTGATCGGCGGACTGATTCGTGAAGTTGATCAGAGCAACGAAGCGGTCGTGCCTGGACTCGGGAAACTGCCGGTGATCAAGCGGTTGTTCAATCGCAGCACCAGTCAATCGCGTCGCAATGAGCTGGTCGTGGCGTTGGTGACGCACATCATGGACGGACCACGGCCGATTCGTGAACGCGAGTGTTTAGATTTGCAACAGGCGTTGCCACCATACGCGGCGAAAGAGTTGACCGTCAGGTAATAGCCGACGGACGTTTAAAGCGAGTTGATATGGTGTCGGTTTCCTGAGCCGCGATGGCGCTAGCCGCGGTTGGGTGTTGTTAACCGTCGCTAACGCGATGCGGCTGATGGGGGCAGGGGGGATAATCTCGCTATAATCAGCCGCTACGCGCGAGCGTGCGGTTCTGTGTGCACGATCGGTTCCCACCGGAAACCGCGGGTTGGCACCAGAGTGCGGTTATGTGTTTGAGTCCTGAACTGTTAACCGTCGCTAGCGCGATGCGGCTCATGGGGGCAGGGGGGATCATCACGCTATAATCAGCCGCTACGCGCCAGCGTGCGGTTAAGTGTGCAGGACCCCAAACTGGAAACCGCGGGCTGACGCCCAGCGGCTGATGGGGGCAGGCGGGTGTCCAGGTTTGTGGACTACTGATGGTCCAAATGGACCTTCTCGGCTGTTACCTGTTTGACTTTGATTCCTGGAACGATTTCGTCACCCGAAGCCACAATGCGATCACCGATCAAGGCACTCTGTTTGACTCCACCAAATGACCCATACACCGCGTGAATCTTAATCTTCGGTGATGGATCTTGAAGCGCTTCTGATTTCGGTTCGACTGGGGAGGCTTCTGCAGCCTGAGGCTTCGGTGGAGCGAATGCGAACAGATCTGTCTTATCCAGAACGTCGAGATCGATGCCGCTCAGCGGTGGCAATTGATAGTCGAACTCTTCATTGGATGCGTCTGTATCTGCGGAGCCTCCTGCACGCTGTGCAGTTGATTGGTACGAGACCAACTTCAATGTCGGCGTCTCAGATTCAGGCGTTGGTGTCGATGATGTCGCCAAGACTGCAACCAGAATGCAACTGAGGATCGCGATCGCGATAACTTGATTCTTGATGGTTCGGGGCCTGTTATTGCTCATGGTCTAGCTCCGTCAATTGCTCCAACTCTACAAAAAGTTGCTGTGCGGCAGTTTCGGATGAAGCCATCGGCAACCGAATGGACA
This genomic interval from Stieleria sp. JC731 contains the following:
- a CDS encoding type II secretion system protein GspD, producing MRTFWLITTASSFLAMLPATPITEPHAVAEERLVLPGADAKETEVRHADSVEQILLVKPSHHIHSVDPIATSSTDPTIPQDLSPFVVDDTLVRQALANDIAIERSAIPTAVWLSPKTTTQSGIGSNIQSVVRQVGFNTVSDQMKPATETSSQAATNVVVAELPAPLLHRKPSSRRITRPARSVIQTAGEELSGKASGVVTELQPLTIPVREPTNAPRASLNKVDDLVTLVATDADLLSVLQMIAEHHELNLVVGPEVIGAVTVNIRGARLDEVLNAIVGVAGFHWHMKDHLLYVTAPQVDVMDPMIQGRRLQVYPLNYVAAKDVEPIVAGLLSPIGKSFVTQSSDTEKLQTQELLIVEDGETGHSRISQYIAQVDVPPAQVLVEAHVLQIDLDDEQRQGVDLTGLARVAGARLTLEGNGFADSEPDGPSLAFRIDGNDVDGLIEAIHSNTSSRTLASPKVSVVNRQMAKVQIGQRLPYAVATTTQTATIQNVQFLDVGIVLEVTPVITEDRYILMTVLPKISGGRITESGFPEEDTTQVSTTVLMPDGSGLVIGGLIREVDQSNEAVVPGLGKLPVIKRLFNRSTSQSRRNELVVALVTHIMDGPRPIRERECLDLQQALPPYAAKELTVR